The proteins below come from a single Solea solea chromosome 6, fSolSol10.1, whole genome shotgun sequence genomic window:
- the LOC131460630 gene encoding sodium- and chloride-dependent neutral and basic amino acid transporter B(0+)-like: MEKTMSSNASKDPAILSAQESHINDGDENHARGNWTNKTEHMLSLVGFAIGLGNIWRFPYMAYKNGGGAFLIPYFLMLALCGIPLFFLESAVGQFCSQGPVNIWRAVPIFKGIGVSMAVANILFTIYYGVIVAYALYYMFASFQSPLPWSSCFSWADSYCSSTPLVACNVSGVLVTNWTQENITCPSSDKVTVSVESPSEQYWDRVALQRSSGLDETGPIVWHLALCLLLSSMIVAAVLFRGIKSSGKVVYFTTTLPYVIIFILLIRGLTLEGAKDGLDFYIGSKSNFTKLTEAQVWKDATTQTFYSLTIAMGGVTTLASYSNFNNNMFMDSVIICLLNHGTSVFAGFAIFSILGHMSHIYGKPVEEVVTEGFGLAFIAYPDALSNLPLSPLWSILFFLMLFIVGLDSLFTPIEVISTTLCDAFPKQLSHKRGYVSLCTCAIIFLLGLPCVTRAGIYWVILIDQFAATWVMLVVAIFEIIGFCYIYGVNRLIKDIEMMIGKKSAVFWWWGRASWFFITPAITLGIFIWSLVSYVPPSYGEVLFPDWGLTLGWCTAAFIVIWIPVGMVYMLIKAEGSLWERLKSLCSPSEDWHPFLDIHRGERYSPMTN, from the exons ATGGAGAAAACTATGTCTTCCAATGCGTCCAAGGACCCCGCTATTCTTTCTGCTCAG GAGTCACACATTAATGATGGAGATGAGAATCATGCCCGTGGGAACTGGACCAACAAGACCGAACACATGTTATCTTTGGTCGGCTTTGCAATTGGCCTTGGAAATATCTGGAGATTTCCATATATGGCCTATAAGAATGGAGGGG GTGCCTTCCTCATTCCGTATTTCCTAATGTTGGCTCTGTGTGGAATTCCACTTTTCTTCCTGGAAAGCGCTGTTGGTCAGTTCTGCAGCCAAGGCCCAGTCAACATTTGGAGAGCTGTGCCAATATTCAAGG GTATAGGGGTCTCCATGGCTGTAGCCAACATATTGTTTACAATTTACTATGGTGTCATCGTCGCCTACGCCTTGTACTACATGTTTGCCTCCTTCCAATCTCCTTTGCCATGGTCCAGCTGCTTCAGCTGGGCGGACAGTTACTGCAGCAGCACACCTTTAG TGGCCTGTAATGTAAGTGGAGTTTTAGTGACCAACTGGACACAGGAAAACATCACGTGCCCTTCATCAGACAAAGTCACAGTTTCAGTGGAGAGTCCAAGTGAACAGTACTGGGA TCGTGTAGCTCTACAGAGATCCAGTGGTCTGGATGAAACAGGACCTATAGTCTGGCACCTGgctctgtgtctgctgctgagCTCCATGATTGTCGCTGCAGTGCTCTTCAGAGGCATTAAGTCATCAGGAAAA GTTGTGTATTTCACCACCACATTACCTTATGTGATCATTTTCATTCTGCTGATCAGAGGCTTGACACTAGAGGGCGCTAAAGATGGGCTAGATTTCTACATAGGTTCAAAGTCTAATTTCACTAAACTGACTGAAGCACAG GTGTGGAAAGACGCAACAACTCAGACTTTTTATTCCTTGACCATTGCTATGGGTGGAGTCACAACTCTTGCTTCCTATAGCAacttcaacaacaacatgttcatGGACTCAGTTATCATATGCCTTCTTAACCATG GAACTAGTGTGTTTGCAGGCTTTGCCATTTTTTCAATTTTGGGTCACATGTCTCACATCTATGGAAAGCCTGTTGAAGAAGTAGTGACTGAAG GGTTTGGCCTGGCTTTTATTGCATATCCAGATGCTCTGTCGAatcttcccctctctcctctgtggtccATCTTGTTCTTTTTAATGCTTTTCATAGTTGGCCTGGACTCTTTGTTCACACCAATAG AGGTGATCAGTACCACCTTATGTGATGCCTTCCCTAAACAGCTGAGTCACAAACGTGGCTATGTGTCACTGTGCACGTGTGCCATCATCTTCCTCTTGGGTCTGCCATGTGTGACAAGG GCAGGAATATATTGGGTGATTCTCATTGACCAGTTTGCTGCCACGTGGGTGATGCTAGTTGTGGCTATCTTTGAGATCATTGGATTCTGCTACATATACG GGGTGAACCGTTTGATTAAAGACATTGAGATGATGATTGGGAAGAAGAGCGCCGTCTTCTGGTGGTGGGGGAGAGCTAGTTGGTTTTTCATCACCCCCGCTATCACTCTG GGGATCTTCATATGGTCACTTGTGAGCTATGTTCCCCCCTCCTATGGAGAAGTCCTCTTCCCAGACTGGGGCTTGACTCTGGGTTGGTGCACTGCTGCCTTCATTGTTATCTGGATCCCTGTTGGCATGGTGTATATGCTGATAAAAGCTGAGGGGAGTCTCTGGGAG CGATTGAAGTCATTGTGTTCCCCATCTGAGGATTGGCATCCTTTCCTGGACATCCACCGAGGAGAACGCTACTCACCAATGACTAATTAG